In the Colletotrichum lupini chromosome 1, complete sequence genome, one interval contains:
- a CDS encoding 14-alpha sterol demethylase Cyp51A, with translation MGSDTVGMAPPSGFIPVTVHLVDLEGTMASRHAEGSGKDIVLIPTPSNDPDDPLNWSPRRKYQLLACICVYCLAVGIASAAIYSVLVPISTATGLTLADLNSGTGYMFLAFGWGCLIWQPLAQKFGKRPVYLFTLLGSMATQAIMLWAPYATTGSNWIANKVLQGAIGAPIESLCEISIADVWFTHERGTYMGFYALFLVGSNFLAPVIAGFVNDGQGWEWVLCAIFCGAGFVICFFFMEETNYQRMDVLTAEPYQVDYTPSALEKGSKDPSDSDRVAPVQTPPSLVPTMTKKSYLDKLKMFRKQDINHHASLVEMVIRPFLYFQFPSIVFAGFMYGAVVCYFNVLNGTASLILSSSPYNFRSSIVGLSYISCLIGVGIGTVYSGLFGDKFVIWKARRNNGIMEPEFRLWLFTALLICIPGALLLWGVGAAHEVHWFGLVFAMGVFGAAITAGSQLSISYCIDCYKELGEDAIVTVILIRNTMSFAVSYGITPWVENMGYQNAFLVAAFAALAQISSYFAMIKWGRQIRAASVTRYWKYCQKDRTNFMKSGNCAFINKDVLGNRSDFLQRLQLDRSGYVPNTNTNRLCAPGPSRKAGELNVQPNTNSKGFLVAVTQVARLGSKSPTEFWMFAIAYYRSAEMPDSIKDLGLSSLAHIAFCGLIGLVASILINACRQTLFHAKSEPPAVFHWIPYIGNAVSYGMDPVGFFVKYRAKYGDVFTFTLFGRKMTCYLGIEGNDFILNGKLQDINAEEIYGPLTIPVFGKDVIYDCPNSKLMEQKKFVKFGLTQKALESHVPLIEKEVVDYIKMSPAWKGSSGVVDISAAMSEITLFTAARSLQGEEFAGLYHDLDMGFTPINFLFPWLPLPRNRRRDAAHNKMRDVYEDIIIQRRKNGLESNDEYDMLWNLMNSNYKDGTPVPDKEVACMMITLLMGGQHSSSSASAWIMHRLAAHPDVAEELYQEQILNLGHGDKSRLSPMQYSDLDKLPLLHNVVKETLRLHGSIHSILRKVMNPLAIPGSPYVVGTDKVLLASPMVTAISDEYFPDAKSWNPHRWDELQPSESIVDANDVVDYGYGAVSKGTRSPYIPFGAGRHRCIGEKFAYLNLGVIIGTIVRNFKLGTIDGRTGIVPPTDHTSMFARPVQPGLIHPNMMFSLSPSIKFELIKIEGPVSELGLRTKRKTTCANTLLLNLVANRKAHPSWNMFLKRQHLDDHPKLCRLSSRAPKPLIITDTLHFKPSTYPNVIVKGATYFCSSFTATPTARIMAPPTSSPDFNGATESERLLGTRSADSNIEPTSSINGQDREAIALKLAAAAYSFVVAGLFVATIGVTLPHQQTYYQLNEIQVSAIFLVGPVGYCLASLLNSRIHDKLGQRGIAFIGPACHLVYAAVGSFHPPFPVFLLGVTVGSFGVGIVDGSWCAWVAALNNANTLSGLLHGSFSIGAATCPYLAGILLSANNGQWYQWFYVLAIASVAEVVFLPLAFRHETAAKYHENKKKQGNPEDGVDQRAIFRYSATWIYAAYLLAYVGTECTVSGWVVTFMLRVRHTSTYASSICSSGFWAGMAIGRLALGAVTEKLTPRRAVIIYLALAPAIVVLFMIVQVLWISVLSMALLGFVMGPLFPSCIVEFVHYLPKELHVGAVSFVASLGQVGGAILPYMLGAITQVAGLHVFPYMLLSQFAVILLLWLISYKVAGKKILQEEPQGDLDNKVKGLSGDQRRGSWILSTPIIFARLLNQEQNNKTPRSSTTLFKKTKLELSLPTVLVRLIEPLAQVSRALSRRIRTTYMKYLV, from the exons ATGGGCTCTGACACGGTCGGAATGGCCCCGCCGTCGGGCTTCATCCCTGTAACGGTCCACTTGGTAGATCTTGAGGGTACGATGGCCTCACGGCACGCTGAGGGTAGTGGAAAAGACATCGTTCTGATTCCGACGCCATCAAATGACCCGGACGACCCTTTGAATTGGAGCCCTCGAAGAAAGTATCAGCTCCTAGCATGCATATGCGT TTACTGTCTCGCCGTTGGCATCGCATCAGCCGCGATCTACTCTGTCCTTGTGCCGATATCCACCGCGACCGGTCTGACCCTCGCAGACTTGAACTCCGGAACCGGCTACATGTTTCTGGCATTTGGTTGGGGCTGTCTGATATGGCAACCGCTTGCCCAGAAGTTTGGCAAACGTCCAGTATACTTGTTTACTCTACTAGGAAGCATG GCAACCCAGGCCATCATGTTGTGGGCACCATATGCCACCACGGGCAGTAATTGGATTGCGAATAAAGTATTGCAGGGAGCTATCGGTGCGCCCATAGAATCTCTGTGCGAGATATCCATTGCCGATGTG TGGTTCACACACGAGAGAGGCACTTACATGGGCTTCTATGCCTTGTTCTTGGTGGGAAGTAACTTCCTTGCACCAGTCATTGCCGGATTCGTCAATGACGGCCAAGGTTGGGAATGGGTCTTG TGTGCTATCTTCTGCGGGGCTGGCTTCGTCATCTGTTTCTTCTTCATGGAAGAGACCAATTATCAACGCATGGACGTTTTGACGGCCGAACCCTATCAAGTGGACTACACACCATCAGCACTTGAGAAGGGGTCCAAAGATCCATCCGACTCAGATCGAGTAGCACCTGTTCAGACGCCTCCCAGCCTCGTGCCGACTATGACAAAGAAGTCATACCTCGACAAGCTCAAAATGTTCAGAAAACAGGACATCAATCATCACGCTTCACTTGTAGAGATGGTGATCAGACCATTCCTCTACTTCCAATTTCCATCAATCGTATTCGCAGGCTTCATGTATGGAGCTGTTGTTTGTTATTTCAATGTTCTGAATGGCACTGCATCGTTGATCTTATCGAGCTCGCCTTACAACTTCAGATCAAGCATTGTCGGATTGTCTTACATATCCTGTTTGATCGGCGTCGGCATTGG AACAGTGTACTCAGGGCTTTTTGGCGACAAGTTCGTCATCTGGAAGGCACGTCGTAACAACGGAATAATGGAACCTGAGTTCCGTTTGTGGCTCTTCACAGCACTATTGATCTGCATCCCAGGTGCTCTTCTCCTCTGGGGCGTCGGGGCCGCGCACGAAGTCCACTGGTTTGGCTTGGTTTTTGCAATGGGTGTCTTCGGTGCAGCTATCACTGCCGGCAGCCAGCTTTCGATCAGCTATTGCATCGACTGCTACAAGGAGTTGGGCGAAGATGCCATCGTCACCGTCATCCTGATCCGCAACACCATGTCTTTTGCTGTTTCCTATGG CATAACTCCATGGGTCGAAAATATGGGGTACCAAAACGCGTTTTTAGTTGCTGCGTTTGCTGCTTTGGCGCAGATCTCGTCGTACTTTGCCATGATCAAATGGGGTCGACAGATTCGTGCAGCGAGTGTCACCCGGTATTGGAAGTACTGCCAGAAAGA TCGGACAAACTTTATGAAAAGCGGTAATTGTGCATTCATCAATAAAGATGTTTTAGGAAATCGCAGTGATTTTCTA CAGCGCCTGCAGCTTGATAGGAGTGGGTACGTACCTAATACGAATACGAACCGCCTTTGCGCTCCAGGGCCATCAAGGAAAGCAGGGGAGCTCAAT GTCCAGCCGAATACGAATTCGAAAGGCTTCTTAGTTGCTGTCACTCAGGTTGCTAGACTTGGCTCCAAATCACCGACGGAGTTTTGGATGTTTGCCATTGCCTACTACAGAT CCGCTGAAATGCCAGACTCTATTAAGGACTTGGGCCTGTCGAGTTTGGCACACATTGCCTTTTGTGGCCTCATCGGATTAGTGGCATCGATTCTAATCAATGCCTGCCGTCAGACGCTTTTCCACGCCAAGAGCGAACCGCCAGCTGTTTTCCATTGGATTCCTTACATTGGCAATGCTGTTTCCTATGGCATGGATCCTGTAGGGTTCTTCGTCAAGTACCGTGCGAAG TACGGTGATGTCTTCACTTTCACCCTTTTTGGTAGGAAAATGACCTGCTATCTGGGAATCGAGGGTAACGACTTTATTCTCAATGGAAAGCTTCAGGACATCAACGCCGAGGAGATTTACGGACCGCTCACGATTCCCGTGTTCGGAAAAGATGTCATTTACGACTGCCCTAATTCCAAGCTCATGGAACAGAAGAAGTTTGTTAAGTTTGGACTTACACAAAAGGCTCTAGAATCTCATGTGCCGTTGATTGAGAAGGAAGTGGTGGATTATATCAAGATGAGCCCTGCATGGAAGGGGTCATCGGGTGTTGTTGATATCTCTGCCGCCATGTCTGAGATCACATTATTCACAGCAGCGCGCTCGTTGCAGGGAGAAGAG TTCGCGGGCTTGTACCATGATCTTGACATG GGCTTCACCCCAATCAACTTCCTCTTTCCTTGGCTACCTCTACCGCGAAACCGACGTCGCGATGCTGCCCACAACAAGATGCGAGACGTATACGAGGATATTATCATCCAACGTCGTAAGAATGGTCTCGAGTCCAACGACGAGTACGACATGCTCTGGAACCTCATGAACTCGAACTACAAGGATGGAACACCGGTGCCAGATAAAGAGGTTGCGTGCATGATGATCACGCTCCTCATGGGAGGTCAACACTCGTCATCTTCAGCCAGTGCATGGATCATGCATCGTTTAGCCGCACATCCCGACGTTGCAGAAGAGCTTTATCAAGAGCAGATATTGAATCTTGGCCATGGAGACAAAAGTCGACTCTCGCCAATGCAATATTCCGATCTAGACAAGCTGCCGCTTCTACACAATGTCGTGAAGGAGACGCTTCGCCTACATGGTTCCATTCACTCCATTCTCCGCAAGGTTATGAACCCTCTGGCCATTCCCGGAAGTCCTTACGTGGTCGGCACTGACAAAGTGCTGCTGGCCTCGCCAATGGTGACTGCCATAAGCGACGAATACTTCCCGGACGCAAAGTCTTGGAATCCTCATCGGTGGGATGAGCTACAGCCTAGCGAGAGCATCGTTGATGCCAATGATGTTGTAGACTACGGCTATGGCGCAGTTTCCAAGGGTACTAGGAGTCCTTACATCCCGTTCGGGGCGGGGCGACACCGCTGCATTGGCGAGAAATTTGCATACTTGAATCTAGGTGTTATTATCGGCACTATCGTGCGCAACTTCAAACTGGGCACCATAGATGGAAGAACAGGCATCGTGCCGCCGACGGATCACACGTCCATGTTTGCGCGTCCAGTTCAACCTGGGCTCATCC ACCCGAACATGATGTTCTCCCTCTCTCCCTCAAT CAAATTTGAGTTGATCAAGATCGAGGGTCCGGTATCTGAA TTGGGTCTACGCACTAAGCGAAAGACAACATGCGCCAACACTTTATTGTTAAACCTTGTTGCGAATCGCAAGGCCCATCCGAGCTGGAACATGTTCCTAAAAAGGCAACATCTGGATGATCATCCGAAGCTTTGCCGACTCAGTTCTCGAGCCCCGAAACCGTTAATAATCACTGACACCCTCCATTTCAAGCCGTCAACTTACCCCAATGTCATAGTCAAGGGAGCTACTTACTTTTGCTCTTCGTTCACAGCGACCCCAACAGCACGAATCATGGCACCTCCCACCTCATCACCTGATTTTAATGGTGCAACAGAATCAGAACGGTTGCTTGGCACTAGAAGTGCAGATTCGAATATCGAGCCAACATCATCCATCAACGGACAAGACCGAGAAGCCATCGCATTGAAGCTTGCCGCGGCAGCTTACTCTTTCGTTGTCGCGGGCCTTTTCGTGGCTACAATTGGAGTTACGCTACCGCACCAGCAAACATATTACCAGCTCAACGAAATTCAAGTCTCTGCTATCTTTCTCGTCGGACCAGTCGGCTACTGCTTGGCATCTCTTCTCAACAGTCGCATCCATGACAAACTCGGGCAACGCGGAATTGCTTTCATAGGTCCCGCATGCCATCTGGTCTACGCTGCAGTAGGCTCCTTCCATCCACCTTTTCCAGTATTCCTTCTTGGAGTCACTGTAGGTTCCTTCGGAGTTGGCATAGTCGATGGATCCTGGTGTGCTTGGGTTGCTGCACTCAATAACGCAAATACCCTATCGGGTCTTTTGCATGGCTCATTCTCGATTGGAGCTGCGACTTGCCCGTACCTAGCAGGGATTTTGTTGTCTGCAAATAATGGACAGTGGTATCAGTGGTTCTATGTGCTG GCTATCGCATCTGTTGCAGAAGTGGTCTTTTTGCCTTTGGCGTTCAGACACGAGACTGCAGCGAAGTACCATGAGAACAAGAAGAAGCAGGGAAACCCTGAAGATGGAGTAGATCAACGAGCCATCTTCCGATACAGCGCGACCTGGATATACGCCGCTTACCTTCTGGCATACGTGGGCACTGAGTGCACTGTTTCCGGCTGGGTTGTCACATTCATGCTCCGCGTCCGCCATACGAGCACTTATGCATCCAGTATTTGCTCTTCTGGCTTCTGGGCAGGCATGGCGATTGGACGACTAGCTTTGGGTGCAGTCACGGAGAAATTGACCCCAAGACGGGCAGTCATCATTTATTTGGCACTTGCTCCCGCCATTGTGGTGCTTTTCATGATAGTACAGGTTCTGTGGATCTCGGTACTTTCGATGGCACTGCTCGGCTTCGTTATGGGCCCGCTATTCCCGTCCTGCATCGTCGAGTTCGTTCATTACCTACCAAAAGAGCTTCATGTTGGTGCGGTATCGTTTGTTGCTTCCCTCGGCCAAGTCGGCGGCGCCATACTTCCATACATGCTCGGCGCTATCACCCAGGTGGCGGGGCTCCATGTGTTTCCTTACATGCTTCTTTCACAATTTGCTGTCATTCTTCTTCTGTGGCTCATATCGTATAAGGTGGCAGGGAAAAAGATACTCCAAGAAGAGCCT CAAGGTGACTTGGACAACAAGGTGAAGGGGTTGAGTGGGGATCAGAGACGGGGTTCCTGGATACTGTCCACA CCTATAATCTTCGCAAGATTACTGAATCAAGAACAGAATAACAAGACTCCACGCTCTTCTACAACGTTATTCAAGAAAACGAAATTGGAGTTGAGCCTTCCTACAGTTCTGGTTAGGCTGATTGAGCCTCTTGCTCAAGTTAGCCGAGCACTAAGCCGTCGCATTAGAACAACTTACATGAAGTACCTTGTCTAG